The DNA segment TGGTGGTGGCGGCAGTCAAAAATGCCCCGAGTAAAACAATAACCACCGCCGGTAGTGCAAGACAAAAGAAGGCCGGTGCTGCTTCGTATGCCCCAATATGGACAGCTCCACCCATAAAAGCGGGCAATACCAGAGCGCCTTTACCAATAGAGACCAGATAAATACCGAGCAAAGCACCAAAGCAAGTCTCAATGCCCAGACGAATAAAACCAGAAATGCCTTTATTGGCCTTTTGTATGACTTTAGCGGAGTCGTCAACAAGTCCCACAAAGCCGCAAAGAGCACCAACTATTATCATCACTACACAGGCCACGTCATAGCGCGGCGCCGTCAGTGCCGCCACAGCAGTGCTTAAAACCGTGGTGATGATAAAGACCAGACCGCCCATAGTGGGAGTTTTAGCTTTATGGGAATGGCTTTTGGGGCCTTCCTCACGCAAAAACTGATTGATTTGCAGCTTTTTTAGAGCGGCAATATAAAAAGGCATGATGCAAGCAGTGAGCAAAAGCGCCCCGATTGCTGGCGCCAAAATAGTCAAGCTAGCGCGGGCGGCAGGCTCGGATAAAAATGAGGCAACTTGAGAGAGACTGTTTTGTTCTGGCAAATTTAGTCGAGGTAGAAGCTAGTTACGATCTTGCGATGTTCCTTAGCATAATGCACAGACTCAAGAAGTGTATGACTTGTGTGATAGAGAAAACAAATAATTTGCTGGCATCTATCAATGATCTCATGGTTGCATATACGACTGGCATCTGCCAGGGTCATAGTGCGACGCTCTGGATACTCGACAATGTTT comes from the Candidatus Obscuribacter sp. genome and includes:
- the mraY gene encoding phospho-N-acetylmuramoyl-pentapeptide-transferase, which gives rise to MPEQNSLSQVASFLSEPAARASLTILAPAIGALLLTACIMPFYIAALKKLQINQFLREEGPKSHSHKAKTPTMGGLVFIITTVLSTAVAALTAPRYDVACVVMIIVGALCGFVGLVDDSAKVIQKANKGISGFIRLGIETCFGALLGIYLVSIGKGALVLPAFMGGAVHIGAYEAAPAFFCLALPAVVIVLLGAFLTAATTNAVNLHDGMDGLAAGTACQVFATLSVLLYETGQTGYATISATAAGALLGFLLYNRNPAQIFMGDTGSLFIGGLMACLVLGGGLTLWFVPLSLIYIVEAVSVMIQVVTFKLTKPFTPEKPMSKLAIIKHKLTKKVPGEGKRVFRMAPLHHHFEAVLSEKGWAEWQVVAAFWAVQFVLCVAVLAAFESFRSGLPCGLFH